One stretch of Actinomycetes bacterium DNA includes these proteins:
- a CDS encoding FAD-binding oxidoreductase: protein MDEAARTKLADSLDGSVVLPGDPAYDETRAIWNAIVDHRPATIVRCASVGDVVTAVRTAREHDLEIGIRCGGHSAAGHAVPDGGLMVDMTPLRAVRVDPKERRAVVQGGAMLGSLDRATQEYGLAVTAGNVSHTGVGGLTLGGGMGWLARQAGLACDNVVSFEVVTAEGDVLRVSDGEHPDLYWALRGGGGNFGVVTEFEFRLHDIGTEALSVEIDFPVEQAASVLRGWRDLNAPAPREATFTMGIGGGVVTLGFVWVGDPARGVTLVPDIRALGRPAAERVVPMSYVQLQTRDDVVDGHARRRYQKGHYFRDLTDEVIDTMVAVADVGPYAPGVGLQAYGGAIADVPEDDAAFSHRDTAFELGASTGWTDPGEDDLRIETARSYAATLEPFASGVYVNVLGDEGAAGVRRAYSPEKLARLTTVKDTYDPRNVFHLNQNIRPSTADT from the coding sequence ATGGACGAAGCCGCCAGGACCAAGCTCGCCGACTCGCTGGATGGGTCGGTCGTGCTGCCGGGCGACCCGGCGTACGACGAGACCCGCGCGATCTGGAACGCCATCGTCGACCACCGCCCGGCAACGATCGTCCGGTGCGCCAGCGTCGGCGACGTGGTCACCGCGGTCCGGACGGCCCGTGAGCACGATCTCGAGATCGGCATCCGGTGCGGCGGGCACAGCGCGGCCGGCCACGCGGTGCCGGACGGTGGGCTGATGGTGGATATGACGCCGCTGCGCGCGGTGCGGGTCGACCCGAAGGAGCGACGCGCTGTCGTGCAGGGCGGTGCCATGCTCGGTTCGCTGGACCGGGCGACCCAGGAGTACGGGCTCGCGGTCACCGCCGGCAACGTTTCGCACACCGGCGTCGGCGGGCTCACCCTCGGCGGCGGGATGGGCTGGCTGGCGCGGCAGGCCGGGCTGGCGTGCGACAACGTCGTGTCGTTCGAGGTGGTCACTGCCGAGGGTGACGTGCTGAGGGTCAGCGATGGCGAGCACCCCGACCTCTACTGGGCGCTGCGCGGCGGGGGCGGCAACTTCGGCGTCGTCACCGAGTTCGAGTTCCGGCTGCACGACATCGGCACCGAGGCCCTGTCGGTCGAGATCGACTTCCCGGTAGAGCAGGCCGCGAGCGTGCTGCGCGGCTGGCGCGACCTCAATGCGCCGGCGCCCCGCGAGGCCACGTTCACGATGGGCATCGGCGGCGGTGTGGTCACGCTCGGGTTCGTCTGGGTGGGTGACCCTGCGCGCGGCGTGACGCTGGTGCCCGACATCCGCGCGCTGGGTCGCCCGGCGGCGGAACGCGTCGTGCCGATGTCGTACGTCCAGCTGCAGACCCGTGACGACGTCGTCGACGGGCACGCCCGCAGGCGCTACCAGAAGGGCCACTACTTCCGCGACCTCACCGACGAGGTCATCGACACGATGGTGGCCGTGGCCGACGTCGGCCCGTACGCCCCCGGTGTCGGCCTGCAGGCCTATGGCGGGGCGATCGCCGACGTGCCCGAGGACGACGCCGCCTTCAGCCACCGCGACACCGCGTTCGAGCTCGGCGCGAGCACCGGCTGGACCGACCCGGGCGAGGACGACCTGCGCATCGAGACCGCTCGGTCGTACGCCGCCACGCTGGAGCCCTTCGCCTCCGGCGTCTACGTCAACGTGCTCGGTGACGAGGGCGCGGCCGGCGTTCGTCGCGCCTACTCGCCCGAGAAGCTGGCCCGGCTGACCACGGTGAAGGACACCTACGACCCGCGGAACGTGTTCCACCTCAACCAGAACATCCGCCCGTCGACGGCAGACACCTGA